Proteins encoded together in one Deltaproteobacteria bacterium window:
- a CDS encoding zinc-dependent dehydrogenase, producing the protein MRVAMYYNNRDVRLEEIPAPKIGPGEILVKVIASGICGSDVMEWYRIRKAPLVLGHEITGEIAEIGEGVKHYKIADRVFVSHHIPCNTCHYCLRGCHTACETLHTTNYDPGGFAEYIRVPALNVDRGVFLLPDELSYEDGVFIEPLACVVRGQRLANLQPGQSVLILGSGISGLLHLLLARTLGAGNIIATDISEYRLQMAREFGADAVIHAKEDIPARVRDINKGRLADLVVVCAGAPAAFTQALKSVDRGGTILCFATTEPGVDLSVPINEFWRNEIKLMPSYGNSPLDATVAIELIRSGRVPVGKMITHRLPLDKSGLGFRLVSEGGDSLKVIIEPQRSS; encoded by the coding sequence ATGCGCGTAGCAATGTACTACAATAACAGGGACGTGAGGCTGGAAGAGATACCAGCACCTAAGATCGGCCCCGGTGAGATTCTGGTAAAGGTAATAGCAAGCGGCATCTGTGGCTCTGATGTCATGGAATGGTATCGTATTCGCAAGGCGCCGCTGGTTTTGGGCCATGAGATCACGGGAGAGATTGCCGAGATAGGGGAAGGGGTAAAACATTATAAAATCGCCGATAGGGTTTTCGTTTCCCACCATATTCCGTGCAACACCTGTCACTACTGCCTCAGGGGGTGTCACACAGCCTGTGAAACATTGCACACGACAAACTATGACCCCGGCGGTTTTGCTGAATACATCAGGGTTCCTGCGCTCAACGTGGATCGCGGCGTATTTCTCCTGCCGGATGAGCTTTCCTATGAAGACGGCGTTTTCATCGAACCCCTGGCATGCGTTGTCCGCGGGCAGAGATTGGCAAATTTGCAGCCGGGCCAATCCGTACTCATTCTGGGTAGCGGCATCTCAGGACTTCTGCATCTACTCCTGGCCCGCACCCTTGGGGCGGGAAACATTATAGCGACGGATATCAGCGAATACCGGCTGCAAATGGCGAGGGAATTTGGGGCGGATGCTGTTATTCACGCGAAAGAAGATATTCCCGCACGTGTTCGCGATATCAATAAGGGAAGGCTTGCCGATCTTGTCGTTGTCTGTGCCGGGGCGCCGGCCGCTTTCACCCAGGCTTTGAAATCCGTAGATCGCGGCGGCACTATCCTTTGTTTTGCCACAACGGAGCCCGGTGTGGATCTATCCGTCCCTATCAATGAGTTCTGGCGCAATGAAATTAAGTTGATGCCGTCATACGGCAACAGCCCCCTGGATGCGACTGTTGCAATAGAACTCATCAGATCAGGCCGCGTGCCTGTAGGAAAGATGATTACACATAGATTGCCTCTGGATAAGTCAGGTCTTGGTTTCCG
- a CDS encoding 3-hydroxy-5-phosphonooxypentane-2,4-dione thiolase LsrF (involved in autoinducer 2 transport and processing) — protein sequence MDWGMKNRMSQLIQADGHCFFLPIDHGYFQGPTSCLEKPGETIAPLLPYCDALFVTRGVLRAALNPAESKPIILRVSGGTSVIGKDLANESITTSIEEIIRLNASAVGISIFVGSDYERESLTNLSGLVNECEDFGIPVMAVTAVGKELEKRDARYLALSCRIAAELGARVVKTYWCKDFDKVVLQKGAIGINLGRNVWQNPHPVAMIRALRSVIHENYTAKEAWDLFRTLRHEKQ from the coding sequence ATGGATTGGGGAATGAAGAACCGTATGTCACAACTCATTCAGGCGGATGGTCATTGTTTTTTTCTTCCCATAGACCACGGATATTTTCAAGGTCCGACGTCCTGTTTGGAAAAACCGGGGGAAACCATAGCTCCGCTTCTTCCCTATTGTGATGCCCTCTTTGTAACCAGGGGTGTATTACGCGCGGCATTGAATCCCGCGGAGAGTAAACCAATAATTCTCAGGGTATCCGGAGGCACCAGCGTTATCGGCAAAGACCTGGCAAATGAGAGTATTACAACGTCCATAGAGGAGATTATCCGCCTCAATGCTTCTGCCGTGGGCATTTCTATCTTTGTGGGAAGCGACTATGAACGTGAGTCCCTGACAAACCTATCAGGGCTTGTCAACGAATGCGAGGATTTCGGCATCCCCGTGATGGCGGTTACGGCTGTCGGCAAAGAATTGGAAAAGCGAGACGCAAGGTACCTTGCGCTGAGCTGTCGCATTGCCGCCGAACTCGGGGCGCGGGTGGTCAAAACCTACTGGTGTAAAGACTTCGACAAGGTCGTATTGCAAAAAGGCGCGATCGGTATCAATCTGGGAAGAAATGTATGGCAGAATCCCCATCCGGTGGCCATGATAAGGGCTTTGCGATCCGTCATTCATGAAAATTATACGGCGAAAGAAGCCTGGGATTTGTTTAGAACTCTTAGGCATGAAAAACAGTGA